GATATGAGTTACTTTCATCAGCACGGAGCTGGATGGACTAATCAATGTCATTTGCGATTATTACTggacaaaatgtttttgatgttATTTTTGAAGATCAGAATAAGGCTGCTTATGATGTCAATTCTTGCATCacacatgttttattttaagcagtgaaatatatttagtatataTAGATCATTCCAGAATTGGGGTTCTGAGGCGTTGTCTCTTGGAAGTTACCATTAGGGATTAGCCAGCAGCATATGTGTAGTACTCATGACATATTACATTACAATTGAAAGCTTCATACAAACACCCTAACACAGTATGACCTACAAACGACTCGATTGCGTCGTTTGCACGTCATCACGGGTGTAATGCCACCACTTTTTAATGCCACTAAGAAACACAAGATGGCGCCACTCGAGCATCGGACGTCAATGACAGTTTCCTGTGAACACCGCGCCGGTCGGCGAGCGATTGGACGCGTCTTTTTAACGTTTAACCCTGGCGCAAATGTTATAAACAAAGTCCAATCCAATATGACTTCATCTTTGTTGTCTGGTTGTTTTACAGAACTTTCTACAGGAAGTCCGGATCCGCTTATCTAGAGCTTTGTAATAGGCTACGCTGCTAAAGTCGTTGCCACCTTCTAAACATATAATGTTCACCACCTTGATGGTCCCCCTGGATAACAATGTGTTCCTGTTTTAGTGCTCTACTTCATAGCCTACGACATCCCAAACTTGCACCGGCAGCAGCTGCCCAAACCTCGTCAGTTCAGACATCTGCACCGAACCCCTGTAACGTTAGTCAGCTCGTCTTGCTCGTGCGGGTTTTATTCCCGGTTAAATGTATTAGTTGTCTCTATCTCTGTTTGTAGTGCGGACTGTGAATTTTCCCGGACGGAAGCTGAACTCGTGTCATTCATTCGTTGTAAAGATGAAGATCTTACCTGCAGATCTGGATGGATGGTGTCGCTTGAGAGGCAGACATGATCCGTCGTCGTCGTGTGTTCGGCTGGTGTCGAGGTTCAACCCGGATCGCTGTGTGCCGCAATGAAACACACACTGAGCCAGACGCAACGAGAGCTGCGCTTCCACCGGTGTTGTGCAGAATGTTAACTCCCCGCCACATTACGGATCCCCTCATCAATACTGCTGCGAGATTAGCTAATCCTAACCTGTAAATCGATTAGCCAGAGTCGGATTTTACAGACAGTAAAGAACGCGCTGAAAATCACCCACTAAAGAAGCTCGAGGTGTTTATGAATTCGTGCATGCGGCTCTAGCTTTCGTCTGTTGCCCGAAGCTAGTTGACAAAAGTGCTTAAACTACCTCCATTTAGACTGTTCTTTCTTAAAACTTTAAACTACCCTACACGCGTTTTAAACTGTGTTTGCACATTCATGTGTCGTGGAAAATGGTTGAAGTTCGTGTTTAAATATTCCCAAGAAATTTTGATCAAACCACCGAGAGGTGGCACCAGAGACCGCGTGTTCACCTAAAGGAAGTGGCAGCTTTAACTGaataaatattatacatttaactGAATATATTGCAAATGTACTGTGGCAggcgctttcatccaaagcgacgcTCCAGTCACGTGACAACAGACAACAACGAAAAGGTATGACGTAATTTAAGACAGTTCCTGTTCGCGCCCAAATCGCGGCCACTTGAAGGCATTATTGGCACGTAGGACAGATGCCGTTGTGCCGACGAGAACCAATAATCGTTTCCAATAGCTTGTGTTTGATTCAAGACACGTGTGCAGCAGGTTGCActattgtttcattcattttatttgactttttctTTGAAAGAACGATGACACAAAGAGCTGTGTAGCCCATAAGCTTTATTATAAAGTGTGGCTTAACACaatagataaataaacaatgcaaTAAATAGCACATCCCCCCAGAAGAGATTTTAGTGAATAACACAGTGTGTTTACAGAAATAATCTGCATCGACCCACCATAGTGTGAAGAGCAAATGTTTTACAAAGAACAACCCCTGGGGTTTTACTAAGGCGTTTTCGAGAGCACCGGCCATTTAGGCCCGCAGACCGGAGCGAATCTATAACCGCGTTATATACACACATTACGCGCAGGATCTGAGAAAACAAAACGCACTGACTGAACGGGTCCGTTCCGCTATACACTGGACTGGAAATAAACAAGTATTCAATACTTATGCGTGACCTGATGAATCGTACATTTCATCAAACTTGACACGATTCTTAAGACTACATGTCGACCGTAAATATGTACACGTTTGAACTGAAGGATCGTAGCAAAAGTCCTTTGTATGGATGCATCTACCAAGGTCTCCAAACTTGAGCATCGGGCATCAGCGCTGAAGGCTGAGCTCGCGAGAGAGTCGTAGAGTTGCTTTGGTCGGCGTTTCTCGAGCTGCTGGATTTGAGGTTCAACAGTTTTTCTTGTATTTGTGACATGAATCTGGAGCTCTGTGCGCAGCAGTTTTCGCAGGCTGGCTTGCTGGGTTTCATGGAGCGCTGGATGAACGCGTTGACGCACTGGCGCTTGTCAGCATCCAGGCCGGTTTGCGGCAGGAGCGCAGAAACGCGCTGCAGGCAGGTTTTATAGCCCTCTTCAAAACTAACAGTGCTGTCTGTAAGCCAAAAAAACCCACTTAGAATTTAGATGACTGTGGCGGGTATTCCAAACCAACATTTTCCACGTGTAAATTTAAACGTTAAAGGTGTTGAAGGAAATCTCACCTTCAGATGGGATGGACTGGGTATCCTTCAGAAATCTCACAGTCCTCTCCAAAATATCAGCTTTCTCCAGTTTGGTGTAACGCAGGTTCTGAAATGGAGAAAACGCAAGGTTACGAACCAATGTTTGCACCAAAATAATGTCTCTTTTCAACGTGTTAAAACACTTACATATTTGCCTGTGAGAGGAAGGACGAGCGCTTTCAGACGGTTGAGGCTGTCGTTGATGCGCGCTCGGCGTCTCTTCTCCACTAAGGGTTTCAGGGTTTTTCTCTGTTCGTTTGCCTCCTTTCTCATGGCCACGGTGCGGGGCACGTAAGACGGGGCAGGTGCAGCGGTGGCGTTTGGAGTCATGCTGAAGGCTTGAGAGCAGATCTGGCTGTGCTGAACTGACGGTCTGCGCGGGGTTTATATCTGTGACCGGCGCGTCACGGGAACGCCCCCACGCCTCTGTCAAACTCATCTGAACAAATAACTTCAGAATGCAGAACAAAAGGACGCGTCCGTAGCGTcttgtataaattatatatctATACAACTAACTTAGTGTCAATCTgccttttttttaatgcgtttaTAAATCAACATATTTTGGTCCAGTCGTGAATAATTATCTCTATCTGTAATCATTTTCAGTATAATGGAtcaattattatttacaattatttaaaactACTAAAGTATTGTTGTAgttatttgttttgtgtgctatttttattatttttgatacTATAGTCTGAATATAAGTATTTTATAGTAGTTTCCACGTACCAACCGTTACACTCAGAAGAACGCGAAAACAGTTCGGAAGAATAtacatgtgtttgtttatttatttctccattGTTTAATTATAAACGCAAGACCAGAAAGGGTCGCTGATGACGCACGAGAACGCCGGGTTAAGATCGGTTTAGGGTGGGATGGGCGttcataatttaaattaaacagaCAGATTCCCAAGCCAAGCCGTTTTAACGTAACATCTGTCTGTAAATTGTGATCAACAATAGTTTTTTCCTCATATGATGACGTTGGTTTACACCTGTATCACTGGCATTCACGGGGGAGGGGCTGGGCGCACGCGTCCCCCAACAAAACGAAACATCACCACAGAAACCCATATGTGATCCTTTCATCGGGCAAATGTCAGACGAATACACATTTAtcttgttttatcattttcacaaaaacaaTCCACGTGGATGTATTTTGTAATTGCAGCTTTGTGATTTGAGTAAATTCCATGTTTATTACGTTTGTGCGTTCGCGTATCCATGTCTGTTTTAAACTGTCTTAAACACAAATAGGCGTTTGAACCAATGGGTTGTCAGATAATTTCTGTTAGGACTTCGTGGCCCCATGGGATCCACGCGTCCAGCACGCGTCGTGGAGGTCTCCAGATGGCCTCCTCTCATCTAATCCCCCTTTTGGTGATGCCGTAGCTTGTTTCCTCTCCCGTCCTTAAGTTTCTagtctttgattttttttaaaaagcatttatgGCGTCGGTGACCCATCTGCACGAGCCTCGCCAATGGTTTGGATTACAAATGATAAGACCGAAAGAGATGCGTTATTCGCTTATTTTGCGCACAGACATTGGCTAGCCACTGTCCCTTTCACCTATATAACGTTTATTGACTATGAAAGGCTCCATTAATATTCACGCAGCGTCCTGATGCAGCGTTTGTGATATATTGCGTATATAAATCGTACATTATCAGTAGTCTGTCATTTAAATTATGGTAGGAAAAGCGCGTACGCACAAAATGAGCAGCACACAATGCGCAACGGTTGATTTTTCTTATGCTTTCTTTTACCTCTGGTCGTCTTGCACGTCTTTTCTTTAAGaataatattttctttaaaaagtatattttcttttaagaaGTGTATTTTTGTAAAGTGATGACTATCAGAATGGACACAAGGGTGCGTCAGAGTCTCTGTGTCGCGTCGGGTGGTCAGTACGTGCCCCGCACGCGCCCTCATTCCCCAGTGGCACTGTATTGAGAGCGTGTCAGGCGGGTGTTTTACTCCTGATGCGTTCAGTTGCAAgtctttttgttcttttgagtATTTTAGCGTGGGTACTCCATCTGTGCCATCATCAGAGTGCACAGGTACATACAGTGGCCTTTTGTCTGAGCTCA
The DNA window shown above is from Triplophysa rosa unplaced genomic scaffold, Trosa_1v2 scaffold139_ERROPOS793776, whole genome shotgun sequence and carries:
- the hes2.2 gene encoding transcription factor HES-2.2 yields the protein MTPNATAAPAPSYVPRTVAMRKEANEQRKTLKPLVEKRRRARINDSLNRLKALVLPLTGKYNLRYTKLEKADILERTVRFLKDTQSIPSEDSTVSFEEGYKTCLQRVSALLPQTGLDADKRQCVNAFIQRSMKPSKPACENCCAQSSRFMSQIQEKLLNLKSSSSRNADQSNSTTLSRAQPSALMPDAQVWRPW